One part of the Streptomyces sp. AM 2-1-1 genome encodes these proteins:
- a CDS encoding DUF6643 family protein translates to MTSPRSSYGSGYYAAPSFADTPIYDSLVAERGTPQIAPIRVPAAYETGNSYLPALPSSLPALPAAPSQPAGSYGYPQQPMSQPYQPQAPMRPAQMQPAQLQHAPAPYIPQQPAPPRGYPQQQTPARGFPAQQAPARGYQQQPPRPAPSGYEAMRPAAPRPAPAPSPYEEPYDRPYQSRGY, encoded by the coding sequence ATGACCTCCCCCCGCTCCAGCTACGGCAGCGGCTACTACGCCGCACCGTCGTTCGCCGACACTCCGATCTACGACTCCCTGGTCGCGGAGCGAGGCACGCCTCAGATCGCACCGATCCGAGTGCCCGCCGCCTACGAGACCGGCAACAGCTATCTCCCCGCGCTGCCGTCCTCCCTGCCGGCCCTTCCCGCTGCTCCTTCCCAGCCCGCCGGCTCTTATGGCTACCCACAGCAGCCGATGTCGCAGCCGTACCAGCCGCAGGCCCCGATGCGCCCCGCGCAGATGCAGCCCGCACAGCTGCAGCACGCCCCCGCGCCGTACATCCCGCAGCAGCCCGCCCCGCCCCGCGGATACCCGCAACAGCAGACGCCCGCCCGCGGGTTCCCGGCGCAGCAGGCCCCGGCGCGCGGCTATCAGCAGCAGCCGCCGCGTCCCGCGCCCAGCGGTTACGAGGCGATGCGTCCGGCCGCACCCCGCCCCGCCCCGGCGCCCTCTCCCTATGAGGAGCCGTACGACCGGCCGTACCAGAGCCGGGGGTACTGA
- a CDS encoding urease subunit gamma, which yields MNLAPREIDKLLVYVVADLARKRQGRGLKLNYSESVALISEAILEAARDGKSVADCMELGRHVVGEADTMPGVREMLGLLQIEASFVDGTKLVSCHDPIGG from the coding sequence ATGAACCTCGCACCGCGCGAGATCGACAAACTGCTGGTGTACGTCGTGGCCGACCTGGCCCGCAAACGCCAGGGCCGTGGTCTCAAGCTCAACTACAGCGAGTCCGTGGCCCTGATCTCCGAGGCGATCCTGGAGGCGGCCCGGGACGGCAAGAGCGTCGCCGACTGCATGGAGCTCGGCCGTCACGTCGTGGGCGAGGCCGACACCATGCCCGGGGTGCGGGAGATGCTCGGCCTGCTGCAGATCGAGGCGTCGTTCGTGGACGGCACCAAGCTGGTGTCCTGTCACGACCCCATCGGCGGATGA
- a CDS encoding urease subunit beta, which produces MTFRQKYLYGEDPVEINAGRRTVKLTVSNTGDRAIQIGSHYHFFEVNSALSFDRQKALGMHLNIPAGTSVRVEPGGTREVELCTYAGTGRLVGFSGLLNGSLASHPARVEAVRKAIERGFEGAGPRRTWADDSETRSKATPRGGGAAPSTEKGGQAADKQAKSKSKKKGSR; this is translated from the coding sequence ATGACGTTCCGCCAGAAGTACCTCTACGGCGAGGACCCCGTCGAGATCAACGCGGGGCGCCGGACGGTCAAGCTGACCGTCAGCAACACCGGCGACCGCGCGATCCAGATCGGCTCGCACTACCACTTCTTCGAGGTCAACTCGGCGCTGTCGTTCGACCGGCAGAAGGCGCTCGGCATGCACCTCAACATCCCCGCCGGCACCTCCGTGCGCGTCGAGCCGGGCGGCACCCGCGAGGTGGAGCTCTGCACCTACGCCGGGACGGGCCGCCTCGTCGGCTTCAGCGGGCTGCTCAACGGCAGCCTCGCCTCCCACCCCGCCCGGGTCGAAGCGGTACGCAAGGCCATCGAGCGCGGATTCGAGGGAGCCGGCCCCCGCCGCACCTGGGCCGACGACAGCGAGACGCGGTCCAAGGCGACACCGCGGGGCGGCGGCGCCGCGCCGTCCACCGAGAAGGGCGGCCAGGCGGCCGACAAGCAGGCCAAGTCCAAATCCAAGAAGAAGGGTTCACGCTGA
- a CDS encoding cobalamin biosynthesis protein CbiX, translating into MTMVSDHRVIAVCGHEAGYGTALRDLEGSGVTVVSDGRELYRAVAGTGPGEEPVCVVPMTLGRDARLVADTARTLRALPPGTGPRALLAAPFGTSQHLVAWLRAAAGRVPAGSALLVTAPAGDPFDDAELHRVTALVRRYGNHPLVEVAFTGGDPDPAEGVRRCLLLGADRVVVLSAAFAVPDPAAPVAPDLPGIRVEHAGPPVSRTALARILAERAVDARRRWSERNDDGISAGLSAADDHGHGHTHPPGEGHDHDGHSHSPGEGHDHDGHSHRHSHPSGEEHDHAHEHPGHGHTHPPGEDHAHDHGHPHDHHGHPRDHDRHRPESGHHHGPSHPHPGTTADGAARPVRSSA; encoded by the coding sequence ATGACCATGGTGTCCGACCACCGGGTGATCGCCGTCTGCGGCCACGAGGCCGGGTACGGAACGGCCCTGCGCGACCTCGAAGGCTCCGGCGTCACGGTCGTGTCCGACGGCCGCGAGCTGTACCGGGCCGTCGCCGGGACGGGACCGGGCGAGGAGCCCGTCTGCGTCGTGCCGATGACCCTGGGGCGGGACGCGCGGCTCGTCGCCGACACCGCCCGGACCCTCCGCGCGCTGCCGCCGGGCACCGGCCCCCGGGCCCTGCTCGCCGCACCCTTCGGTACGTCCCAGCACCTCGTCGCCTGGCTGCGCGCGGCGGCCGGCCGGGTGCCCGCCGGCTCCGCGCTGCTCGTCACCGCCCCCGCCGGCGACCCGTTCGACGACGCCGAGTTGCACCGGGTCACGGCCCTGGTCCGCCGGTACGGCAACCACCCCCTCGTCGAGGTCGCGTTCACCGGCGGCGACCCCGATCCGGCGGAGGGGGTCCGGCGCTGCCTCCTCCTCGGCGCGGACCGGGTGGTGGTCCTGTCGGCCGCCTTCGCCGTGCCGGACCCGGCGGCCCCCGTCGCACCGGATCTGCCCGGCATCCGCGTCGAGCACGCCGGCCCCCCGGTCTCCCGGACCGCGCTGGCGAGGATCCTCGCCGAACGGGCCGTCGACGCCCGACGCCGCTGGTCCGAGCGGAACGACGACGGAATCTCCGCCGGGCTCTCCGCGGCCGACGACCACGGACACGGCCACACCCACCCCCCGGGCGAGGGCCACGACCACGACGGCCACAGCCACTCCCCGGGCGAGGGCCACGACCACGACGGTCACAGCCACCGGCACAGCCATCCTTCGGGCGAGGAGCACGACCACGCCCACGAGCACCCCGGTCACGGTCACACCCACCCCCCGGGTGAGGACCACGCCCACGACCACGGCCACCCGCACGACCACCACGGCCACCCGCGCGACCACGACCGCCACCGGCCCGAATCCGGCCACCACCACGGCCCCTCGCATCCGCACCCCGGCACGACCGCCGACGGCGCGGCCCGACCCGTCAGGAGCTCCGCATGA
- a CDS encoding CrcB family protein — protein sequence MSTKMRLHRFPHPDHHPGVQLSVVGAVAIGGAAGAAARWEAERLWPDAPTAFPWTILLVNVVGCFLIGVLMVTVKLRFPGTHRLVSPLLGTGLLGGFTSFSHYTDDVRELFDDGRPGYAVGCLVLTVVGALAAVTVGALATHALLGTGGHPGHEGRAGHPAEEA from the coding sequence ATGAGTACGAAGATGCGCCTGCATCGTTTTCCGCACCCCGATCACCATCCCGGGGTCCAGCTCTCCGTCGTCGGAGCCGTCGCGATCGGTGGCGCCGCCGGGGCGGCCGCCCGCTGGGAGGCCGAACGCCTCTGGCCCGACGCCCCGACGGCGTTCCCCTGGACGATCCTGCTGGTCAACGTCGTCGGGTGCTTCCTCATAGGGGTCCTGATGGTCACCGTGAAGCTCAGGTTTCCCGGCACCCACCGGCTGGTGAGCCCTCTGCTGGGCACCGGACTGCTCGGCGGATTCACCTCGTTCTCGCACTACACGGACGACGTTCGGGAGCTCTTCGACGACGGACGGCCCGGATACGCGGTCGGCTGCCTGGTGCTGACGGTGGTGGGCGCCCTGGCCGCCGTCACGGTGGGCGCACTGGCCACCCACGCGCTCCTCGGGACGGGCGGCCACCCCGGTCACGAAGGCCGCGCCGGCCACCCCGCGGAGGAAGCGTGA
- a CDS encoding urea transporter, which produces MPLNEPDAVRQLERRQPSAYLLASVRGFGQVDLQPSLWTGVLILAGLWAAGWRIGLFATLGTLISTAAAYAVRADRSGIALGLQGYCGCLTGIALVTYLGHHPATYVLTVVGALVCTLLMAALATLLTPFALSPLTAPFCLVSGVMVLGAPSFARIWHGAPKGVSSTTSGDTGITWDDLWHAFFTNVSQIFLVDAWYVGLIMLVGLACAGLRVVAFAAAGSVVGIVAAWALGAPTSLIAEGIYGYNAVLVAIAVGAVFLAPTVWNGAFALFGAAATTGLTASLTSLFKPFGGHTFTWPFILTTWVLMAAVPLLPRFRKSG; this is translated from the coding sequence TTGCCCCTCAACGAGCCGGACGCGGTCCGCCAGCTCGAACGCCGTCAGCCGAGCGCCTACCTGCTGGCGTCGGTGCGCGGATTCGGCCAGGTCGACCTGCAACCAAGTCTCTGGACCGGGGTCCTCATCCTCGCCGGACTCTGGGCGGCGGGGTGGCGCATCGGCCTCTTCGCCACCCTCGGCACCCTGATCTCCACCGCCGCCGCCTACGCAGTGCGCGCCGACCGCTCCGGCATCGCCCTCGGCCTCCAGGGCTACTGCGGATGCCTCACCGGCATCGCCCTGGTCACCTATCTGGGGCACCACCCCGCCACCTACGTCCTGACCGTCGTCGGCGCCCTCGTGTGCACCCTGCTGATGGCGGCTCTCGCCACCCTCCTGACACCCTTCGCGCTCTCCCCGCTCACCGCGCCCTTCTGCCTCGTCTCCGGCGTCATGGTGCTCGGCGCACCGTCGTTCGCCAGGATCTGGCACGGGGCGCCGAAGGGGGTGTCCAGCACCACGAGCGGGGACACCGGCATCACCTGGGACGACCTGTGGCACGCCTTCTTCACCAACGTGTCGCAGATCTTCCTGGTCGACGCGTGGTACGTGGGCCTGATCATGCTCGTCGGCCTCGCCTGCGCCGGCCTGCGCGTCGTCGCGTTCGCGGCCGCCGGCAGCGTGGTCGGCATCGTCGCGGCGTGGGCGCTGGGCGCCCCCACCTCGCTGATCGCCGAGGGCATCTACGGATACAACGCCGTCCTCGTCGCCATCGCCGTCGGCGCGGTCTTCCTCGCCCCCACCGTGTGGAACGGCGCCTTCGCGCTCTTCGGCGCGGCCGCCACCACCGGTCTGACGGCCTCGCTCACCTCGCTCTTCAAACCCTTCGGCGGCCACACCTTCACGTGGCCGTTCATCCTCACGACCTGGGTACTCATGGCCGCGGTTCCCCTGCTACCGCGCTTCCGCAAGAGCGGCTGA
- a CDS encoding CrcB family protein, whose translation MVDWLLVLAGGLVGAPLRYLIGVDAKYRLHTALPWGTFAANAPAALVLGFVSAAATDGDLGTRVQLLLATGFCGALSTWSTFSYELLTLTSARRLGTAGGYLVLTVGAGVGLSFAGAAVADAVF comes from the coding sequence ATCGTCGACTGGCTGCTCGTCCTCGCCGGCGGCCTGGTGGGGGCGCCACTGCGTTACCTGATCGGGGTGGATGCCAAGTACCGCCTGCACACGGCCCTGCCGTGGGGCACCTTCGCCGCCAACGCGCCGGCCGCACTGGTACTGGGCTTCGTCTCCGCCGCCGCGACCGACGGGGACCTGGGGACCCGGGTCCAACTCCTGCTCGCCACCGGCTTCTGCGGCGCCCTGTCGACCTGGTCGACGTTCTCGTACGAACTGCTGACGCTCACCTCGGCCCGGCGGCTGGGGACCGCGGGAGGCTACCTGGTGCTCACCGTGGGGGCGGGTGTCGGGCTGTCCTTCGCCGGAGCGGCGGTGGCCGACGCGGTCTTCTGA
- a CDS encoding urease accessory protein UreD yields MRSTPPAPGTDRLTPAYYAAVRVPPDVEALASVPDTLAAGSPAKVGVLDLAFEVRGGRTELVERYQKSPLQIMRPLWIDPAMPGMSHVYLMATGGGVAQADRYRTDFRCGPGTQVHLTTQAATKVFRMEHDFASQRVHLTAEEGSYVEYLPDPLILFKDARFYQRTEVTVAPGATVVLGDTLTAGRLARGERHDYRVLATDLRFARPDGTLLAVDTVRLTPGGPGGGVVGPGVFAGYDHAASVFVVTDRVPATEVADTLHAALAGSGVLFGVSTLPGECGAWVRFLDDSPVRVAAAHDAVRHAVHLLLTGHHAPDLRKP; encoded by the coding sequence GTGCGGTCCACTCCGCCCGCCCCCGGAACCGACCGGCTGACCCCCGCGTACTACGCCGCGGTCCGCGTCCCCCCGGACGTCGAGGCCCTGGCGTCGGTACCCGACACCCTCGCCGCGGGCTCCCCGGCCAAGGTGGGCGTGCTCGACCTCGCCTTCGAGGTGCGGGGCGGGCGGACCGAACTCGTCGAGCGCTACCAGAAGTCGCCCCTGCAGATCATGCGCCCGCTGTGGATCGACCCCGCCATGCCCGGCATGAGCCACGTCTACCTGATGGCCACCGGTGGCGGGGTCGCCCAGGCCGACCGCTACCGGACGGACTTCCGGTGCGGGCCCGGCACCCAGGTGCACCTGACCACCCAGGCGGCCACCAAGGTCTTCCGGATGGAGCACGACTTCGCGAGCCAGCGGGTGCACCTGACGGCGGAGGAGGGAAGCTACGTCGAGTACCTGCCGGACCCGCTGATCCTGTTCAAGGACGCACGGTTCTATCAGCGCACCGAGGTCACGGTCGCGCCCGGCGCGACCGTGGTGCTCGGCGACACCCTCACCGCCGGGCGGCTCGCCCGCGGCGAGCGCCACGACTACCGCGTACTCGCCACCGACCTGCGGTTCGCCCGCCCTGACGGCACCCTCCTCGCCGTCGACACCGTGCGCCTGACCCCGGGCGGACCCGGCGGGGGAGTGGTGGGTCCGGGGGTGTTCGCCGGGTACGACCACGCCGCCTCGGTCTTCGTCGTCACCGACCGGGTCCCGGCCACGGAGGTGGCCGACACGCTGCACGCCGCGCTGGCCGGTTCCGGCGTTCTCTTCGGGGTCAGCACACTGCCCGGGGAGTGCGGCGCCTGGGTCCGGTTCCTGGACGACAGCCCCGTCCGGGTCGCCGCCGCCCACGACGCCGTCCGCCACGCGGTGCACCTGCTGCTCACCGGCCATCACGCTCCGGACCTGCGCAAACCGTAG
- a CDS encoding MOSC N-terminal beta barrel domain-containing protein, translating to MDLPVLRSLHVHPVKSLAALTVDEAVVEPWGLAGDRRWMVVDDAGTALTQRQEPRLTGISARPAGDGGVELSAPGREPLRVAPPERADTVVVELFGKKSEVVEAEPAAHAWLRGLLGAQVRLVHQDAPSYRRPLDPAYARPGETVSLADGYPLLVTTVASLDALNALIAGGDHREEGPLPMDRFRPNAVVDGVGPWEEDGWRRIAIGEVAFRVAKPCGRCVVTTTDQSTGERGREPLRTLARHRRAGTKLIFGQNLVPEGTGTIRVGDPVRVLE from the coding sequence ATGGACCTTCCCGTTCTGCGCTCCCTCCATGTCCACCCCGTCAAGTCGCTGGCCGCTCTGACCGTCGACGAGGCCGTCGTCGAGCCGTGGGGACTCGCCGGCGACCGTCGTTGGATGGTGGTGGACGACGCGGGCACGGCGCTCACGCAGCGTCAGGAGCCCCGCCTGACGGGGATCTCCGCACGGCCCGCGGGTGACGGCGGAGTGGAGCTCTCCGCCCCCGGCCGGGAACCGCTGAGGGTGGCGCCACCGGAGCGGGCGGACACCGTGGTGGTCGAGCTGTTCGGGAAGAAGTCCGAGGTGGTGGAGGCGGAGCCGGCCGCCCACGCGTGGCTGCGCGGGCTCCTCGGTGCGCAGGTCCGGCTCGTCCATCAGGACGCGCCGTCCTACCGCAGGCCCCTCGACCCGGCGTACGCGCGGCCGGGCGAGACCGTGAGCCTTGCGGACGGTTACCCGCTGCTGGTGACCACGGTCGCCTCGCTGGACGCCCTCAACGCACTGATCGCGGGCGGCGACCACCGTGAGGAAGGCCCGCTGCCGATGGACCGCTTCCGCCCCAACGCCGTGGTCGACGGCGTCGGCCCCTGGGAGGAGGACGGCTGGCGGCGCATCGCGATCGGGGAGGTCGCCTTCCGTGTCGCGAAGCCGTGCGGCAGGTGCGTGGTCACCACCACCGACCAGTCGACGGGCGAACGGGGCAGGGAGCCGCTGCGCACCCTCGCCCGGCACCGCAGGGCGGGGACGAAACTGATCTTCGGCCAGAACCTCGTACCCGAGGGCACCGGGACCATCCGGGTCGGGGACCCGGTGCGCGTTCTGGAGTGA
- a CDS encoding urease accessory UreF family protein: MTGAGPAGGTQGLGMLLVSLQLTDSAFPSGFYTLSHSLEGYAQAGAVDADSLPSLLADLLLHAVGPADATALALAHRATCAGDPEAVVGIDEHLFATKLGREMRQAATRTGRQLLDLGQEVFDRPQIGDYFGRVVRREAPGTQAVAAGVIYAATGVPVRQAVASDLFAFCASFAGAALRLRLTDHRRAQTLLWGVAPVIGTAVEAALRRELADVGASAFASDVMSGRHERAEARLFAS; the protein is encoded by the coding sequence ATGACGGGGGCGGGGCCCGCGGGCGGCACCCAAGGGCTCGGAATGCTGCTGGTCAGCCTCCAGCTGACCGACTCGGCGTTCCCGAGCGGCTTCTACACGCTCTCGCACAGCCTGGAGGGGTACGCGCAGGCCGGGGCGGTCGACGCCGACAGCCTGCCGTCCCTCCTGGCGGACCTGCTGCTGCACGCCGTGGGTCCCGCCGACGCCACCGCGCTCGCACTCGCCCACCGGGCGACGTGTGCGGGCGACCCGGAGGCCGTCGTCGGGATCGACGAGCACCTGTTCGCCACCAAGCTCGGACGGGAGATGCGCCAGGCCGCCACCCGGACCGGTCGGCAGCTCCTCGACCTCGGGCAGGAGGTCTTCGACCGTCCCCAGATCGGCGACTACTTCGGCCGTGTCGTACGCCGGGAAGCTCCCGGCACGCAGGCGGTGGCCGCCGGCGTCATCTACGCGGCGACCGGCGTGCCGGTCCGCCAGGCCGTCGCCTCGGACCTCTTCGCGTTCTGCGCGAGCTTCGCGGGTGCGGCCCTGCGCCTGCGGCTCACCGACCACCGCAGGGCCCAGACCCTGCTGTGGGGCGTCGCTCCCGTCATCGGGACCGCCGTCGAGGCCGCGCTGCGCCGCGAACTCGCCGACGTCGGCGCCTCCGCCTTCGCCTCGGACGTCATGTCCGGCCGCCACGAACGGGCCGAGGCCCGGCTCTTCGCCAGCTGA
- a CDS encoding ammonium transporter has protein sequence MNTAPAPMPPAYDSGDTAWLLAATAMVLLMTPGLAFFYGGMVRTKHVLMMVKMSFAALAFGTLLWWAIGYTLAFGPDVGGAGVIGGLDHVFMRGIELTTLSGHIPTYVYSTFQMGFAIITVALISGSIADRATMKGWLVFVVLWLLIVYVPLAHWVFDTDGWIVKHLGALDFAGGLPVELNSGVAGLAVALVLRAPPDFARREERPNNIPLVVIGVGLLWFGWFGFNSGSALSDQGTASAAFINTQLGAAGAMVTWPLVEKWRTGRVTTMGVVSSAVAGMVAITPACGEINTLGAVITGLVVGAVCAFAITLKYKFGVDDTLDVVGVHGVGGLIGLIMVGLFATARISGKEGLFYGGGWGLLGKQVLAILAVIAFSFVLTWLIAKVVDLTVGFRDKGEYEGVPGEEQERAYDFQTAERLGALVSGKPVNSDGELVKQITALLRAREDSK, from the coding sequence ATGAACACCGCTCCCGCGCCGATGCCGCCCGCGTACGACTCCGGCGACACCGCCTGGCTGCTCGCAGCCACCGCCATGGTGCTGCTGATGACGCCCGGACTGGCGTTCTTCTACGGCGGCATGGTGCGCACCAAGCACGTGCTGATGATGGTCAAGATGAGCTTCGCCGCGCTCGCCTTCGGCACGCTCCTCTGGTGGGCCATCGGGTACACCCTCGCGTTCGGCCCCGACGTCGGGGGCGCCGGCGTGATCGGCGGCCTCGACCACGTCTTCATGCGGGGCATCGAGCTGACCACCCTGTCCGGGCACATCCCGACGTACGTCTACAGCACCTTCCAGATGGGTTTCGCCATCATCACGGTGGCTCTGATCAGCGGATCCATCGCCGACCGCGCCACCATGAAGGGCTGGCTCGTCTTCGTCGTGCTGTGGCTCCTGATCGTGTACGTTCCGCTCGCCCACTGGGTGTTCGACACCGACGGCTGGATCGTGAAGCACCTCGGCGCACTCGACTTCGCCGGCGGCCTGCCCGTCGAGCTCAACTCCGGTGTCGCCGGCCTCGCCGTCGCCCTGGTGCTGCGGGCGCCGCCCGACTTCGCCCGCCGCGAGGAACGGCCCAACAACATCCCGCTCGTCGTGATCGGTGTCGGCCTCCTGTGGTTCGGCTGGTTCGGCTTCAACTCCGGCTCCGCGCTGAGCGACCAGGGCACGGCGTCGGCGGCCTTCATCAACACCCAGCTCGGTGCCGCCGGTGCCATGGTCACCTGGCCGCTGGTGGAGAAGTGGCGCACCGGCAGGGTCACCACCATGGGAGTCGTCTCCTCGGCCGTCGCCGGCATGGTCGCCATCACCCCCGCCTGCGGCGAGATCAACACCCTCGGCGCGGTCATCACCGGACTCGTGGTGGGCGCCGTCTGCGCCTTCGCCATCACGCTGAAGTACAAGTTCGGCGTGGACGACACCCTGGACGTGGTCGGCGTGCACGGCGTCGGCGGTCTGATCGGCCTGATCATGGTCGGCCTCTTCGCCACCGCCCGGATCAGCGGCAAGGAAGGGCTCTTCTACGGCGGAGGGTGGGGACTCCTGGGCAAGCAGGTCCTCGCCATCCTCGCCGTGATCGCGTTCTCGTTCGTCCTCACCTGGCTCATCGCGAAGGTGGTCGACCTGACCGTCGGCTTCCGCGACAAGGGGGAGTACGAGGGGGTGCCCGGGGAGGAGCAGGAGCGCGCGTACGACTTCCAGACCGCCGAACGCCTCGGCGCCCTGGTCTCCGGCAAGCCCGTGAACAGCGACGGCGAACTCGTCAAGCAGATCACCGCGCTGCTGCGCGCCCGGGAGGACTCCAAGTGA
- the ureG gene encoding urease accessory protein UreG yields the protein MDDNVLRVGIGGPVGSGKTALIEALVPLLIERGRRPAVITNDIYTQEDAQHVRRTLAGVLDPERVVGVETGACPHTAVRDDPTMNLAAGAEMLERFPDTDTLLYESGGDNLTLTFSPALVDLFLFVLDTAEGEKMPRKRGPGITECDLLVINKIDIAQYVRTDIGVMESDAHRVRDNRPVVLTDCLTGVGIDDIALYLESRRKVLI from the coding sequence ATGGACGACAACGTACTGCGCGTCGGAATCGGCGGACCGGTCGGTTCCGGCAAGACCGCCCTCATCGAGGCACTCGTACCCCTGCTGATCGAGCGGGGCCGTCGCCCCGCCGTCATCACCAACGACATCTACACCCAGGAGGACGCCCAGCACGTCCGCCGCACCCTCGCCGGGGTGCTGGACCCGGAGCGGGTCGTCGGCGTGGAGACGGGTGCCTGCCCGCACACCGCCGTACGGGACGACCCCACCATGAACCTCGCCGCCGGCGCCGAGATGCTGGAGCGCTTCCCCGACACCGACACGCTGCTGTACGAGTCCGGCGGCGACAACCTCACCCTCACCTTCAGCCCGGCGCTCGTGGACCTCTTCCTCTTCGTGCTCGACACCGCCGAGGGCGAGAAGATGCCGCGCAAGCGGGGACCGGGCATCACCGAATGCGACCTCCTCGTGATCAACAAGATCGACATCGCGCAGTACGTACGCACCGACATCGGCGTCATGGAGTCGGACGCCCACCGGGTCCGTGACAACCGCCCGGTCGTCCTCACCGACTGTCTGACCGGCGTGGGCATCGACGACATCGCGCTCTACCTGGAATCGCGCCGCAAGGTCCTGATCTGA
- the ureC gene encoding urease subunit alpha encodes MPILPRKQYTDMFGPTVGDRFHLADTNLVVEVEKDFSEGQYGDEVLYGGGKTMRDGMASDPQATSAQGALDTVITNVVLIDPVVGVVKCDIGIKNGLIAGIGKSGNPQTQNNVHPDLIIGPGTEAIAGEHLIATAGAIDTHVHLIAPQQAEQALTNGITTLIGGGTGPSDGTNGTTCTPGPYNIARFLQAAETFPVNLGIMAKGNGSLPEALNEQIVAGACALKVHEDWGATPAVIDNALSVADQHDVQVAIHTDSLNESGFFEDTRSAIDGRTIHTFHSEGAGGGHAPDIMRVAGEPNVLPSSTNPTLPYTKNSVDELLDMVMVCHHLSHDIPEDVSFADSRVRAETIAAESVLHDLGVISMFSSDSQAMGRVGESVTRAFQTAHHCKDKLGTLEGDSARNDNQRVLRYLAKVTINPAIATGISDHIGSIEKGKLADIVLWPIHSFGAKPKMVIKGGIISWAQMGDPNASLPTPQPVIYRPMFGQYGKALQATHATFMSQAGIAAGVPAELGLERLILPVSRTRTIGKHNMIRNDALPDIKVDPETFKVTLNGKVATIDPAQELPLNHLFFLV; translated from the coding sequence ATGCCCATCCTGCCGCGCAAGCAGTACACCGACATGTTCGGCCCCACCGTCGGTGACCGCTTCCACCTCGCCGACACCAACCTCGTCGTCGAGGTCGAGAAGGACTTCAGCGAGGGCCAGTACGGCGACGAGGTCCTCTACGGCGGTGGCAAGACCATGCGCGACGGCATGGCCTCCGACCCGCAGGCCACCAGCGCCCAGGGCGCGCTGGACACCGTCATCACCAACGTCGTCCTCATCGACCCCGTCGTCGGCGTGGTCAAGTGCGACATCGGCATCAAGAACGGGCTCATCGCGGGCATCGGCAAGTCCGGCAACCCGCAGACCCAGAACAACGTGCACCCCGACCTCATCATCGGCCCCGGCACCGAAGCCATCGCCGGCGAGCACCTCATCGCCACCGCCGGAGCCATCGACACCCACGTCCACCTGATCGCCCCTCAGCAGGCGGAACAGGCACTCACCAACGGCATCACCACCCTCATCGGCGGCGGCACCGGACCTTCCGACGGCACCAACGGCACCACCTGCACCCCGGGTCCGTACAACATCGCCCGGTTCCTGCAGGCGGCGGAGACCTTCCCGGTCAACCTCGGCATCATGGCCAAGGGGAACGGCAGCCTGCCGGAGGCGCTCAACGAGCAGATCGTGGCCGGAGCCTGCGCCCTCAAGGTGCACGAGGACTGGGGCGCGACCCCGGCCGTCATCGACAACGCCCTCAGCGTCGCCGACCAGCACGACGTCCAGGTCGCCATCCACACCGACAGCCTCAACGAGAGCGGATTCTTCGAGGACACCCGCTCCGCGATCGACGGCCGCACCATCCACACCTTCCACAGCGAGGGCGCGGGCGGCGGCCACGCCCCCGACATCATGCGTGTGGCGGGCGAGCCGAACGTACTGCCCTCCTCCACCAACCCGACGCTGCCGTACACCAAGAACTCGGTGGACGAACTGCTCGACATGGTCATGGTCTGCCACCACCTCAGCCACGACATCCCCGAGGACGTCTCCTTCGCCGACAGCCGGGTCCGCGCCGAGACGATCGCCGCCGAGTCGGTCCTGCACGACCTCGGCGTGATCAGCATGTTCTCCTCGGACTCGCAGGCGATGGGCCGGGTGGGGGAGTCCGTCACCCGGGCGTTCCAGACCGCCCACCACTGCAAGGACAAGCTGGGCACGCTGGAGGGCGACTCCGCCCGCAACGACAACCAGCGGGTGCTGCGCTACCTGGCCAAGGTCACCATCAATCCGGCCATCGCCACCGGCATCTCCGACCACATCGGTTCGATCGAGAAGGGCAAGCTCGCCGACATCGTGCTCTGGCCCATCCACTCCTTCGGCGCCAAGCCGAAGATGGTGATCAAGGGCGGCATCATCTCCTGGGCGCAGATGGGCGACCCCAACGCCTCGCTGCCCACGCCGCAGCCGGTGATCTACCGCCCCATGTTCGGGCAGTACGGCAAGGCGTTGCAGGCGACGCACGCCACCTTCATGTCGCAGGCCGGCATCGCCGCCGGAGTCCCCGCCGAGCTGGGGCTGGAACGCCTGATCCTGCCGGTGAGCCGGACGCGGACGATCGGCAAGCACAACATGATCCGCAACGACGCCCTGCCGGACATCAAGGTGGACCCGGAGACCTTCAAGGTCACGCTCAACGGCAAGGTCGCCACCATCGACCCCGCCCAGGAACTCCCCCTCAACCACCTGTTCTTCCTGGTCTAG